Below is a genomic region from Pseudocalidococcus azoricus BACA0444.
TATGCGATTGGCTGTGACTTAAACCACAAGGGAGCCGTGCAGCGAGTCCGCCAACTGAAGCAACTTGCCAACGATAAGCCCCTGACGTTTTTATGTCCTTCCCTCTCCGATATTTCTCGCTATGCCTATGTCAGTGACCCAGCCTATAAACTGATGCGGCGGTTAATTCCTGGTCCCTATACCTTCCTCCTGGGAGCAACCAAATTAGTCCCCAAGCTCGTCCAAAACCCCAAGCGTAAAACCACTGGAATTCGCGTCCCCGACTCCGCCATTTGCCAGGCTCTGCTGACGGCCTTGGGTAATCCAATTATTTCTACCTCAGCCCCCTTGCCCGCGGATCAGGATCATTATCGGGATAGGGCCGAACTCTTTGATCGCTTTGACCGCTTGGTGGATGTGATGATTGATGCTGAAATTGCCCCAGGCCGGGCCGTTTCGACCATTATTGACTGTGAAGCTGAGCCTCCGATCATTATCCGGCGGGGCCTGGGTTGGGAACATCTACCTGTGGAATTACAGGAGAGCGATGAGCTTGCCTACTTTTAGGGAGTATCTTGGCGGCGGGGGTCGAGAAATGGTTGTTGATCTCGCCGCTTCCTTGATCCCAGGCCACGGCAACCCAGATAATACCTGAAGACTCGGCTACAAACTTGACCGCGAATTGTGGCATTCCTTTTTTGATACTTTTGGGAGAAAACACGATGGCAATTTTGAAAAAACTCTTTTCGGCCCTCTTTGGCTTTTTAGGCGGCTTACTCGGCCTGGGTAAAAAATCGGGCTATTACTTAGAACTGGATGAGGCAAAATCCGTACCTAAAGCTCCGGCTCCCGTAGCTGAGACTCCGGCCTCAGAAGCTCCTGTGTCAACTCCGGCCCGAGTCGCTAAAGTTGAATCTCCAGTTCCTAATCCCTTAAATTTACCTGCCCCCACCGTCACCACCAGCCCTGAACCCTTAACGGCAGCCCCCGAAACACCAGCCATTCCCTTTGTTCAATTTGCGCGCCGCCGGCCTGGGGCAAACATGAAGAGCTTTTTGGAATTGGCTAAACAAGTTAAAACCTCTGCCTAGGGGATCTGCGTGGAACAAGACTCGTTTATTGCCTTGCCTGGTTTAGCACTGGATGTAGAGCTGCCGGATCCGGAGGATTTAGGTCTTTCGGATCAGGATTTTTTATCTAAGGTTGACCTGGCCTGGCAAGTGTGCGAACGCTTTGATCTCCAAACCGAAATTTGGCGGGGACGAATTTTACGCACGGTTCGAGATCGGGAAAAACAACAGGGGGACAGTCGGGGCCAGGGATTTTTACGTTGGTTACAGGAACAGGAAATTAGTAAAACTCGCGCCTATAGTTTGATCGAACTGGCCAATAGTGCTGATACGCTCCTGAGTTCTGGGGCTTTGCCTGCAACGGCTGTGGAACGCTTTAGTAAGAGAGCTTTTGTGGAAACCGCCCAGGCCCCGCCCGAAGTTCAAGAAATGGTCACGACCGCAGCGAATCGGGGCGAGCGGATTACCTATCGAGAAGTCAAGCAAATCAATGACGAGTGGACAACCCTCCAATCCGATATTTTGCCACCGATTATCAAAGAGAAAGCCGCTGACCGGAGCCTGTCCCCCCGCTATCTAGCCCCATTGGTCAAAGAGTTAGAAAAACTGCCTCTTGAGCAGCAAACTAGCCTCCAGGCCGAGGTCGCCAAAACTCCAGATGTGGATACCATTAAGCTAGTCACCGCCGCCGCCCGCAGTTTATCCCGCTACTTGGAATCGGCCCCCCAAATCCAGGCCCTTAGTCAACTCGAACTGGATCTCACCCAGGCCCTCGGGGAAGCCCAACGCCTTGGCCAACTCCAATCTGCCGCAGATCTCGTCCAACAGGCCGCCCAACTAGAAACGACCATGGCTCGCCTCTATACCACCTGGAAACGCCTCAGTTACTTAGCAGAGCAGCTTTATGTTGAATCAGGCAGTAGTACCCCTCACCTCCGGCAATTACTCACCGGCCTGGAAACCTTATCAGGAGAGTTGTTAGAAATTCAGTTGGGACAAGGGGATAAAGCCCGCATGGTGCGGATTCATATCTTGCCAGATGAAGGGTGAACATTGCTAGTTTTACCGGCCCTCTATGCCCAGTTTGGTGGCTATTTCCTGCCCAAAACGGTGATGGAGCCTGAGAACGAGGACTTTAACCCACCCGCCCCAGGCCAGCCGGTCAACGTTGGTCAAGTGTCCTAATTTTCGCAATATGCACTCGATTTAATTTTTGTGAGGGACAACATCATGCAAGTCAAAGTTTTATCCTTAATCACGGTCATGGGCCTGGGTTTGAGCCTCGGGGCCTGTGGTGGCAGTTCGGACACAACCCGTTCATCACCATCTCCAGCCAGTCCGTCTCCAGAAATGTCTAGCCCTAGTCCTGAAGTTGCTAATTCAGTCACGAATGCTGAACCCTCAGATGGTCATAGTCAAGGCGGACAAGTAGTTGAAACAGATAAATATCATTTGGAGTTGCTTGTTGCCAGAGAACCGGCCGGTTTACACATTGATTTTTTTGTCCAACAAGGCCTGGATCATGATCCGGTTTCAGATGCAAAGGTTATCGGTCAGTTGCAA
It encodes:
- a CDS encoding L-threonylcarbamoyladenylate synthase, which translates into the protein MANLISLHATTPQARTVEQLVQSLQGGAVLLYPTDTVYAIGCDLNHKGAVQRVRQLKQLANDKPLTFLCPSLSDISRYAYVSDPAYKLMRRLIPGPYTFLLGATKLVPKLVQNPKRKTTGIRVPDSAICQALLTALGNPIISTSAPLPADQDHYRDRAELFDRFDRLVDVMIDAEIAPGRAVSTIIDCEAEPPIIIRRGLGWEHLPVELQESDELAYF